The DNA sequence TCTACTGCCTGCCCTTTTTTGACCGTTATTTTCTTAATGGTTCCATCACGGGGCGATGTAATGACATTTTCCATCTTCATGGCCTCCAAAATCAGCAAGTTGTCGCCCTCTTTGACCTCTTCACCCTCTTTTGCTGAAATTTCCAAGATCAGTCCGGGCATGGGAGCCTCGATATTGGCGACCCGATTACCGGCATTTAGGGCAAAGCCCATGTCTTTGATAAGGGCATTTAACGGGGTTTCGACCGTAACGTTGTAGCTACTGCCG is a window from the Muricauda sp. SCSIO 65647 genome containing:
- a CDS encoding acetyl-CoA carboxylase biotin carboxyl carrier protein subunit, encoding MGKPHMLKVNGQYEFELSESDLSELDMAKTGDRTYHLLHQNQSYHLTIESEDFDTKNYGIRVNGSSYNVTVETPLNALIKDMGFALNAGNRVANIEAPMPGLILEISAKEGEEVKEGDNLLILEAMKMENVITSPRDGTIKKITVKKGQAVEKKHILITFEE